The stretch of DNA CAGCGACGAGGATTTCAGAGGTATAATTTGATTTGGTTTAATGTATAATTTCGTTGCTAATTCTTCAATTATTTATGTGAATTACGTGTGTATGAATTCCGGTATTGTTATTGATGAAATTAGTGTTTCGTTGCTATTGATTGACTGATCGATTGATTTAGGAGtgattttagggtttaagagGTGCAATTTGTTTTCGTTTATGTATGATTAGCTGctaattcttcaataatttatGTTAATTATGTGTTTATGAATGCCGGTGTTGTTGTCGATGACTTTAGTGTTTCGTTTCTATTGATTGATTGATCGATTGATTTTGGAGCATATTTAGGGTTTCGAGAGGTAAATTTTGTTTTCCGACGACGCGCGATAAGGATGTACGATGATTACGCAGCTCAGAACTCGCGGTGTACGGTGAAACAGCGACTGCATTTTCAGAGGTACAATTTGATTCGTTTTATGTATGATTAGTTGCTAATTTGGAAGAATTTATGTTAATTGTATGTTTTATGAATGCCTGTATCGTTACTAATAATGCTTTATAATTTGGTTTATGTATGATTAGGTGCTCATTCTCAAGttatttatgttaattatgtGTTTTATGAATGTCGGTTTTGTTTTTGATGACATTAGTGTTTCCTTCTCATTGATTGATTGTTCCATTGATTTAGGAgcaattttagggttttgagaggtaAAATTTGTTATCTAATTACGCGCGCCCAGGGCCGTCTGGGAGATTATGGTGGCCCTGTACGAAATTAAAAACGGGGCCCTATACCGAATacaagtattaaaaaaaaaatcttaagGTTAAggttaaaacgggtcaaatatttTAAATGAGATGAAAGTGAAATACCCAGGAATAATAAGATGTTTGTGTTATCTATACAAGTGAGTTAGTATTTAACGCGCGGAGGATGTACGATGATTGTGAGGCGGAGAATTTGCCGTGTACAACGAAGTATCTGCGTGGTTTTGAGAGGTACAATTTGATTTGGTCTATGTATGATTATTTGCTAATTCTCAAGTTATTTACGTTAATTATGAGTTTATGAATGACAGTAGTATATATTGTTGCTGATAACATTAGTGTTTCCTTGTTATCATTGATTGATTGAATTTTTCTTATGAGTAATTATGCCTTGTGATTTGGAACAAATTAGGTTATGTTTGATGATGATGTGCAATTGAATGCGTACTTTGAACTTTGAAGTACAAGCCCTAGTATCAGTAGCATGATCTCGAAACTTGTAGTTGTGCTATTATGAGGTGTTTAATCAGTAAGGATGTTTCGTTGTAAGATTTGTAATTTATAATAGGGTTTTTTGAATGTAGCGTGATTGAGAAGTTGTTTTATTATGCATATCACAGTTGATAAAGTGAAGTTATgcatgtgaaagttaaatgagatTATGAGATTAGAGAAGTTGGATGCCATCTTCTGAGGTTCAAAACTCGGATTGTGAATTGATGTGTGATGCAAATTGGTTGATATACAGTTATACACACTCTAGACGGCTTCCCATACTTGTTGCCAAAATGATGAATATTACTGAAATTGTCTGGAATCATACAAGGGATGTGAATAGGCTCTTGGGTTAGAAATTGATCCCAGTTTGATTGATAAAGTGGAACTACGTGTCTTATTTGGCATCACCGGGTAGACTAGGTGACCAAACAAGATACTCATGTTGACAAAATAGTCTACGAGGTCATGGTTGCCTGAAATGGTAACTGAGAGCTAAATCTGAAGGTTACACTCTATATGACTTCCCACTGTACAATTATATAACTTGGTAAAGAGAATCATGCTAAGAGTGCACATTGGTTGAAAATATAGTTGTGTACCAGGCCTTATCTGTAAACCCCCCGTCCTGGTGGGTTTTAGGGTTTACGATGCGTGACAATACCAAGTAATTATGACACAGTCTCCTGAGATGGTACAAAATTATCAATCAGGGTACAACGTTTAGAATGATTGAAAATTGGGGAAACCATACTTGGGGATTTGGGGTAGACGTTGCTATAATGTTGGCAATGATCCCATGCTGGACAGTAAAGACTAAAGAGGTGTACCATGTCATTTTTGATATCTTGCTTGTTAAGGACACTGTCATTCAAAACTTGAGGGTTACAAGAGGTATCCATTTTCACAAAATTAGTCTTAAGATGCCACTAAGTTGTTTTCAACCACTACATGGTCTGAAATAGCCGCTTGAGATTTTTAGCGGATAGCCAAATTTGAACGTTTAAGTCGTGTTATTGGTGTAACACAATCGATGCATTTTTCCGCTTTCCCTTCTATAGGGACACACTAGGCCAAAACATTTCTGTACGACTAAATTGGGCCCTTGTGTGGCAATAGGTAATCCTGATGAGCGTTTGTGAGTTGGTGTTGAACTGTTGATGATTTTAAATCATTTTGGCATAGTCGTTCGAGATGTTAACACCAAATTTGAAGGTTATAACACACCTATTTAGCTATTGGAGATTTGGAGTGTGGCATAAAAGTGATCCTAGTACGTTTGTGACTCTGTTATAACACTTTACTTATTCTGATATCTCTGGCTGAGATGGTAACAGATAGCATCAACAGAATCTGACTTGTTTAGTAATTGTTTATTTTCATGGGTTTGCCGTTTTAGAGTTCAGTCTGTTTGCTTGCGTATATCTATCATCAATAGACAAGAGTAGTAGAAGGCATATACTTAAGTACATATGATGGTACTAACTTCAGAAGAGGTAAGAGAAGGGTTATATACTAAGGCCTTTTCATAATGGAGTAGCTGCAATTATGAATGATACCTAACTAACAATTTTCATAATTGTTATCCATAAGTTGGCCATTATGCATATTCTCATTACCTAGCGTTTCTGGTTGCCATCTAAATAAGAGTAGTAGCTACTACTTAATGACACTAAAGCTTTCTTATGCTGGTATTTTATTGATTGGCAAATACTACGAATCTTTGATGGCCAACAATGTTTATCAGTAATTCAGTTTACATAATAGCGCAATCCTGGTTTCCTGGAAAACCAACTTTCAGACTTCAGTCTGAGATAATGGGTTGATTTTGGGGTGACTGAAGGATTCTAGCGATTACTACTGTTTAGTTTCTCTGGGAAGGGTATAACTACATAGGGAAAGTCATTTAACCCTCTGTACATCTCCGTGGGTTGCATAGGAGTTAAGATAGCTCTTACAATgtccttttattttcattttgtcgAAGTACTACAAGATAAGCACACTTAACTCCTCAACTGACTGTATATTAAATTGTGTCCAGATTGTTGAGAAAGAATCAAACGGAGATTTATTGGGGTCGTCCACTGATGACCTCTACTGATGGTACCAGTCCATTGTGGTCTGTTTGCTGTGAAAGAACTGAAATTATCACAGCAGCTGGAGGAAAATTATCATGGTGGTCTGTTCGCTGTGAAATTATAACTCCCAAGTCAGAGGCGAGATTTGCGGTCAAATGCTCCAGTCTTGCATCATGACCGTA from Silene latifolia isolate original U9 population chromosome 10, ASM4854445v1, whole genome shotgun sequence encodes:
- the LOC141604845 gene encoding uncharacterized protein LOC141604845 — translated: MYDDYAAQNSRCTVKQRLHFQSELVFNARRMYDDCEAENLPCTTKYLRGFERLLRKNQTEIYWGRPLMTSTDGTSPLWSVCCERTEIITAAGGKLSWWSVRCEIITPKSEARFAVKCSSLAS